Genomic segment of Arachis stenosperma cultivar V10309 chromosome 4, arast.V10309.gnm1.PFL2, whole genome shotgun sequence:
TCATATGAAAACAACTGCATGTGAGTCTTtacctattattatatatatactacaagtatttattgaaaaaataaattgtgattaataaaaattttttgtttatctttttaatttgtgtatatttaataaaatttatagttaaataaaatataattgattttaaaatgagtgactttaaaattaaaataaattgaatataagtaaaataaaagattattatatatatatatagtataatttgtatatatattagtaAGAAGCATTCCAGCTCAGTGGTATGATTATCCTTCTTGTATCCTTGGGGGCAAGGGTTCATACAGAGCACGGTAGACTTGCAGAAAGGTAGAGCGTCGTAGATTCGCCTTCAACCTTCAACTAAGAGGTTTGGTTCGGTCCAGTTCTCACCGAATTTGACCGCTTCGTATCGGTTCACTCCGAGTTTGACCAGTTCGTGCTGGTTATCTACCTTAAGCGGTTCTAATCTTCGACCGGACCGGTTTTAGATCCGGGTTTACCGATTTTGTGGTCAAATCAGCCGGTCCAATCCGATTTTAATAACTATGGTTTAGATTCTTGGTTCACACATAAGAGATTTCTCAGAATGGTAAAGGAGGAATGAAGGGGCTAGGAGAGCGTCAATTTACTGAAAATTTAAAGGCTTTAACAGTATCATTGAGTAGATGGTATAAGAAGAAGTTTGGTGATATTGATTTGAGGATAAACAAGCTAGAGGATGAGATCCGGAAGGTAGATGATATGTATAAACTCTGggtaattagtaaataattagttaataaatctattattattttttaaaaaaatagaaaattaaatttaataagtTAGAAGggtagaaataattaaaatatgaattttgacactaatttcaaaGGTTTTGGCACAAAATTTGGCCAAACAGACCGAACCAAGCGAATCGAGCCCATAacgggcccaagacccaacctAATAGCCTTTTAATGAAGAGCTTCAGCTCTTCTTCTTCCCCAATTCATATGGGTTTCACACTGAAGACACAAGGAGGGAGAAGAAGCCATAGCCAAACCCTTGATTGAGTTTCAAACCGGCACAACTTTTGATTTGGAGCTTCGATCACCGCACCGTTTGCGACCATGCAATCAcgtcgagctctacaaaacACACTGAACAAAATTGTTGGTAAGCCTTATTCTCATTCCTAGCTGTCCAACCCTTGAATTCGAAATTTATTGAGCTTTTGTGTTAAGATTTTGTgtaattttggtgtttaggATCAAATTAATTTTGTGGACTTGCCGGGTCTTGTCCCAAACCTCCGTTGGTAAGGTGAGAATTCTCTAACACTTGTGTAATTGTTGGTATAGCAAATCCTATATTGATTTAGTGATATTTATATGGTATTAGATTGAAATCATGAGTTTTGGAGGCTAATTAGTGGTATTAAAAGCTTGAATTTGGGTCACGGTGGCTGAAATTCTATTTGTAGAGGCTTCGGAACTTTGGACACTTGAGGAATGGGAATATTGGTGGTGTTTCGGCATTAGGGAGAAAttggctaaggtatggttttggtttttcGTAAATAATGTATAATGtaacgtgaaaacttaggctaggtGACCGTAGAATAAGTTGAACTACGTGAATATATTGAGGCTTAGTGGTTTCTAGTGATAATATTGAgttattattaaaatatgatGATTATTGTTATGAATGAGGTTGGTGATAGTTAATGATATATTGTTGTTGATGATAATAAGTGATGATAATAAGagtgtgtggtagggtgttacaatatGGCTAGTGAGAGAGTTTATGATGGAACTATGGAGGCAATGCAAAGAGGAGGGCCTTTGTTAGATTCTGTAAGAAATGGTAtgttaggaaggaaatatattTGAAGCAGATGTCAAGGTCTCGACATGCTAAGCAAATGGATAAGAACACTAGATATTTTCATAACTTAGCCTCAGCAAGAAGATGGAGCAATCGGATTGACGCTTAGTGATAAATGGaagattgaagaggaatcaagcAAGGATTAAGCTCGGCATAAGAGATTTTTACAAGAACTTGTATCATCAGGAAGTGTCACCTTTGATAAGTTTTCGTGATGGACTAGTTAATAAGATATAGGAAGAAGAGTCTGTAGAATTAGAGAGGTTGCCTTCAGTTGAAGAAATCAAAGATGCAGTTTGGGATTACAAGTCGACTAAGGCTCTTGGTTGTGACGATTACAATATGAACTTCATCAAGAAGTGTTGGGAGAAATTGGGTCTGAATTCACGAAAGTTGTTATAGATTTCTTTCAATTAGTTGAGTTACCAAGAGATTTTAATGTTACATGGGTGGCGTTGGCTTCGAAATTTGTTGAAGCTAGAAAGATTAAAGATCTTTGGCCGATTAGCATGGTAAGATGTATTTTCAAGGTCATATCAAAGGTGTTAATTCGGAGAATGCGGAGGGTAATGCTAGAATTAGTAGGAAAAACTCAGAGTGCTTCTGTGCAGGGGAGAAAGATACATGACAGGACTTTGATTGCGTGTGAAACTGTGCGGTGGCTGAAGGCGAGTAAGAAGAAATAGGCGATTATTAAGCTGGATTTTCAAAAAGCTTATGATAGAGTAAAATGAATCTTTGTGGATATTGTACTTCAGAAGATGGGTTTTGGGCAAAGATGGAGAGGATGGATTAAGGAATGTGTTTGTACAGCATCGATGTTGGTTCTGATAAATggtttgccttctaaatctttTAATTAAGATGGAACGGGGCTTAAGACAAGGTGATCCtctttctttatttctctttgttcttgttgttcatAGGATGGTAGGAGAGATAGTAAGACATGGAAGGATTGCTCCTATGTTGGTTGGTAAGAATAATATTGAGTTGTCACACTTACAATTCGCGAATGACACCATACTTTTTTTCCCACAGGAAGAGGAGACTGTCAAAAACTATAAGCGACTTCTGTGGTGTTTTGAGTTGATGTCTAAATTGAATATTAATTTCGATAAATCTAGCTTGATTCCGGTTAATTGCAAACAAGAGTGGTTCCAAAGGATGTGTAAAGTTCTGGGGTGTAAAGAAGCTTCGTTGCCAGTCAAATACCTTGGTATCTCTTTGAGAGCGAATCTGATATTAGTCAAGATATGGAAACTGATAATTGGCAAAGTGGAAGACATACTCAATTTGTGGAAAGCCAAAGTACTTAATAAACCTGGTAAGGTGATTCTTATCAAATTTGTGCTGAATAGTCTGCCAGTTTACTACCTTAACTTATATAAGATACCCAAAGCAGTAGCAGAGAAGTTGATCTCTTTGCAGAGGAGGTTCCTGTGGAGTAGAAAAGATGGGAAGTAGGGGATAACTTTGGTGAAGTGTGAAATTGTGCAAGCTCCAAAACGTTTAGGGGGATGGGTGATGCAGTGATTCGGAATACAGCGCTGTTATTCAAATGGTGATGGCGATTTTCGAAGGAAGATTGCCCATTATGGAAGAAGATTGTGTGATCTTGCAATGACTTAAATCCAAATTTCCTAATCTCTTATCAGCTTGTACCTAAAAGAGGAGGTCTATGGAGGGATATCTATCAGTTGCAGATAAAAGAACAGAAGGTGAAAGATAAGATGGTTAGCGGGCTGGCTTTGGAGGTCGGGATGGAAGAATTCGATTCTGGGAGGATAATTGGCTGTCCTGTGGTGTGCTGAAGGACATTTTTCTACAGCTTTTCTCGGTTTTAAACCAAAGTGGATCTATAATAAGAGATTGTGGGTTTTGGGATGGGTTAGAGTGGATATAGAATTttcaatgaaaaagaaaattattctAATAGAAGTTGGAATTAGTGAACCAACTTCATGGGGTGCTACAATCTGTCAAATTAGCATCTAAGAGAGAGGATAGAATATTGTGAAAATTTGATAGGTCAGGCGTTTATTCTACTAACTTATTTATACAGGTTTTGCAGGTTGAAACTATTTCGGAGGACATTACAAGTTATAGCTTTACTAGTTCTATTTGGAGGGAGTTGGTACCACCAAGAGTTGATTTATTCACTTGGTTTGTGTTAGTTGGCAGCAGGGAGAGACACAAatgggggtgggggtggggggtGGAGGCCTCGACTCTccggcttttttttttttaaataatagtaataaattattaagtatgatttaatttttttaaaaatatatttagtatttagtctagtataaataaaagTCTAATCCAACCTAAATATTAATAATCTctaacatataaaaaataagtaacaatattaaaaaaatttgaaaaagatattattactaatattttttaattaaataaaatttttcaaatcttataaagtggatttttttcttcttgtgaCTGTCCTTCTTGATTTGTTTGGTATTAATTCTCTCTGTTTCAACTGCTACAACTGAGAGATCTTTTGCAGCTACGAATATTGTGAAGAATAACttagaaacaaaatgaaaaatgaatttATTGCTAATTGTCTTTTAATTACATTGAGAAGAAAATTACTGAAAGATTTGACACAAATTCTATTATCAATGAATTTTATGATACGAAGAATCGGCCATTTTTAGTAAAAAGTACACATATTTTTTGTACTTTAAAATAATTCTTTATcggtatatttttgtaatacatcttacattatataattttttttacatatctttttaatattatatgtattattGGCCCCATGATAATATTCATGAATCTGTTCCTGCTTGGCAGGGTCAATACGAATGATAGATTGAGTAGATTTGGCATTATTGATCAAAATGATAATCTTTGtgttttatgtaaaaaaatttactGAGAACGATTACCATTTGTTTCTTGATTGTGAGTTTACTTAGCAGGTGTGGTGTGTTTGGTTGTTCGTCTATAATAAATTATGGTCTATTATGGGaacaattgaaaaatattttgagagTTGAACAAATGTTCCTAACAAAAAGGGACGGCATAGGTGGTTGATTGATTTTTTTactataaatttaaaatacttgactgaaaaagaataacaaaatattcaaaaatgaAAAAGTCGGTGTTGTAGAAATTATCaataaattgattaaaaattataaaaattgaactaattttaattattttaattatcgaTTAGAAtgttagaaataattaaaaaataatatctttttgtctagctaataaattttattgtgtTAGAACTTTTTGGTTAAAAATACTTTGCCGTAAAAGTAAAGATATAAACAATAGCAGGTACAAGTGGAACGAGAAAGACTCAAAGACAAGTCTATTTCGCAGAAAAGTCCAAATTAGTGAACGGCTATAGCAATCATGTgccaaatgcaagaaaaaaaaaatgtgaacCTGGTAACATTGCATGTTAGTGGtgcactttttatttttgatattgattCAAAagtagtctttttttttttactgtgGATTATTAGGATATTAATCTCAAATTTAAAACGGTCTAATTTAAAGTGTAAAAATAGAatctaatttttagatttttggGTATAAAAATCAGATTcttcaataaatattaaataatttgaagTATAAAATATGAGATTctccaattttaattttttctacaattttaaaaaatattaaaatttataatatttaaatatatcaCTTATTTTTTCTCTGTAAAAAAATAGTCCTTAGTTGTGCCCTTCTTTTGATACTTTGTTTAATAGTTAATACAGATTCTTCTACCGGTATTTAACTACTAatagtttgaaaaaaaagaaatttttatatacactaaagaaaaatatttactttttcttgctctattattattattactataacaaatgtttaaaaaaatgaaaaagatataaaaagtTATGAACAGAAATACATGAGTGCAAtgttttaaaaacttaaaaatagttataaaataGAAAAGCTTTTAAGTATACTAGCACATCTatgttttaataatttttaaccgttaattttaattatatatgtattatatattttttataattaagattaaTTGTTAAAAATTACAAACACCGGTATACCACTATACtcccaaatttttttatagaataatAGGATTAGGCGGAAAAGTGCTGAATTCCGAATGGTGTGTGCGATGAGCAAGTCGTTTTCAGAAGTTACTGTTGCGTGCCGTTGTTGTTGCTGCGTTGTTGGTTTgcattttatattatttaattaatatttcgACACTCCAAAGTCCAATTCACACCAACCTTACTGTTAGGGTGGGGGAGTATGTATTgaagatatatataatatattcaACAACTCATAGAATCAGTTACTAATAGTGTTTATTTTGATTAACAACCTGTAACAAATGCACTACAAAATGCTTAAATGTTGAGTTTGAGGCATGCTGGATTTCAATTGTTGACTTGCCACCATGCTGCTAGTTGAtcatttaagaaaaatattaatcaATTTCTCTAATCTGTAAGCAAATTATAGTTGATCAAAATAGGTTTACCTTTTGTGACGATTTCTTCTTTCATGTAAAAGGAGAATTGCACATTTGCATGTGAAGTATAAAAGCAGCACTCCGAGTGAGAACATGACAACAAATTCAATGACAATGATTGATCCTAAGCCTGTATCCacaaaaagagaagaaatatCTTGCTGACTCattcatataaacaaaatctaAAATACCATTATGCTTCGGCTTCTTATGTATCAACTGATTTTGGTACTTACTATGAGCAACAAATGAACTCATTAGTTGCTTTCTCATTAAAATAACCATAGCCTCAGTATATAAAGGCATTGACATTCCCTCTGCACAATTAGGATAACATCCATGGTTTCCCATGTCATTCAATGTCAATGTCAGAACACCTCCATGCTCACCACCCTGTCCAAAATAACAACAAATTACACACAATTTACtaacaagttttttttttcctccaaaattagGAGAGAGACTCGAATCCGCAACTTCTAGGTGAGTATGAAGAGACTatgt
This window contains:
- the LOC130974738 gene encoding uncharacterized protein LOC130974738, which codes for MRRVMLELVGKTQSASVQGRKIHDRTLIACETVRWLKKMGFGQRWRGWIKECVCTASMMVGEIVRHGRIAPMLVGKNNIELSHLQFANDTILFFPQEEETVKNYKRLLWCFELMSKLNINFDKSSLIPVNCKQEWFQRMCKVLGCKEASLPVKYLGISLRANLILVKIWKLIIGKVEDILNLWKAKVLNKPGKLVPKRGGLWRDIYQLQIKEQKVKDKMVSGLALEVGMEEFDSGRIIGCPVVC